In Nitrospinaceae bacterium, the following are encoded in one genomic region:
- a CDS encoding flagellar biosynthesis anti-sigma factor FlgM: MIDMDPIRRKISGESYTDSLRRRQDAEKAKGGASSPGPSAEAPAGDNIEVSEQAVMMGRIQKALAEIADIRTELVSEIKAKIEADDYHVPGEDIAEKVILDALKEMKSFGP, from the coding sequence ATGATCGACATGGATCCTATTCGAAGAAAAATATCGGGCGAGAGCTACACCGACTCCCTCCGTCGCCGCCAAGATGCCGAAAAGGCCAAGGGCGGAGCCTCATCTCCCGGTCCATCCGCTGAAGCGCCAGCCGGTGACAATATCGAGGTTAGCGAGCAGGCGGTGATGATGGGACGCATCCAAAAGGCGCTAGCCGAGATCGCCGACATCCGCACAGAGCTGGTGAGCGAAATCAAAGCCAAAATCGAGGCAGACGACTACCATGTTCCGGGCGAGGATATCGCGGAAAAAGTCATCCTCGATGCGCTCAAGGAAATGAAGTCATTCGGCCCCTAG